CAAACAGGACACTCCGAATGGCATGCCCACTGGAGTCCGAGGCGTGCAATCGCTGTTCATACCAGGTACGCACCTTGTAATAATATGGCAACTGATGGAGGTATTTGACCTCACTGTGCATGACGTGCGCGGCTTCCTCTGCATCATCAAAGAGTTGAATCAAACGCATTGCGGTTTGCTCGGCAACGCCGATGACTTTCATGATCTCCAGGATAATTCCCGGGGTACTCCGTCCGTTGCGATGCTGGATGTAGTCTAGCGCTTCGATGCGCGCGTCAGCACCGGCTTGTCCTGGGCACACCCAGACAGGTTCCATTTTATTTAAAGCCATCATCAGCGATATGGAAGTCATGCAGCACCTCGGGTTGTCAAGATTGGTAACCGGTAAACATCAGTTGTGGGGCCCATACGCCCGGGCATCCCGCCCATGACGAAACATCGGAAAAGATTCATTCAGCATGGCCTTGTGAATAGAGGGAAGCTTCCGAAATAGTCGGGTCATTAGGGGTCGATGAATGCTCATCTCCGTGAGCGCATAGCAAGTGGGAAGGACGCAGGTCATCAATGGTTACGGCAGAAACTGTTGCCTTCTCGATGAGTTCAGCATATTGCGTTTCGCCGGTGTAATCCGTGCGAGGGAGTCGCGCCTTGCGAACCCATTTCATGACCGCTTTCCCCGATACACCGCAGACACGGCCAATAGCTTCATAGCTACCGAGCATATTTTTCGCCTTCAGAAGTGAAGCTGCCACATGAGAATGTTCCATACACCGAAAAATAGAACTTGTGGTAACGCTTGTCAAGAACTGTTCGTGTCTGCTACTCTGGTAACCATTGGTTCCAAGGAGGCGCCGACGCCATGACAGAAAAAGAAGCCGGACTGAAAGCATTTGCAGATCGCCTGAACATCAGCCTGGATGCCATCCATTTTGCAGCCAGCGGAGAAGGCCGTCAGGATGCGCTCGCAAAATATATGGGAGTGAGCCAAAAGGGTGCTCGAAAGTGGTTGGTAGGCGAGAGTTACCCCGTTGAGGACAAAAGAAATAGACTCGCAGCGCTTTGCAAGGTGCGCTACGAGTGGCTGATGACTGGCAACGGGGAGCGATATGCAGACGACCGTACGCTGCGCTCTCAGGCAGAAAACATAGAGACCAGGGTTTCAGACTCCTTGATTCGTATCCCCGTCATGAATGTTGAGTGCTCGCAGGGATGCGGGAGATACCCGCCAGATTATGAAACCATGATGGACGAAATCTGCATCAGTGAAACATGGCTTCGCCACAATGCACTGTTTAGCTCCCCATCCAACCTATCCATTATCGTTGGGGTCGGTGACAGTATGAAGCCCACCTATCAAGATGGCGACTTACTACTGGTAGATCGGGGAATAACAGAAATAAAAGTGGATGCCGTATATGTTTTTCGGCTTCACGATGAGATGTATGTGAAAAGACTGCAGTCCCGGCCAGATGGAGCGCTACTGATGATCTCCGACAACAAAGCGTATGAACCTTTTGTGATTACGATCGAAAACCGGGCAGAACTAAAAATCCTTGCACGAATCTTGTTTGCGTTGAACGTCAACAGGCTTTGAGAACGTAACTTATTGTTCTTGACTTTGCGATATTCATAGTTCTATCCTCTTCCCATCGCAGCATTGCGCTGCATGGGAGAACCAACAATGCCAAGCCACGTTGCGCAACCGGCGATCCACCCTGCCCCCCATCCCAACTTCATCACCCTGACTATAAAGCTACCGCATGATGCGCCCATCCACACAATCAACAAAGCCATGCAGGCATTCCAGAGTGAGTTCGGCCATCGCCTGATTCGGGACGACCTGGATTTTATTGTGCCAAAAATATCACGGCGTGTGGGTGTGGCATGAATTACATCAGATCGCGCAAGGCTGATCTACGTTTCGGAAGTGGAAGCTGGAATTACATCTGTCATACGGCACCACCATCATGCTCTACGAAGCACAGAAAACGTAACGCTGCCTATCCCATGAGACTGCGACAAAAATGTTGCTTATAAAAATAAAGGAGCGTAAGGGCATGAATGAAAGTATGGATGAACCCACTCCGGGAAAACGATCAGTACTATTGCAAATCGCACCCGAGCGCGAAATAGCACGAGCAATAACGGGCAGACACGCTCAGTGGTCTGCTACCGGCCAGATGGGTGATTCGTTAATCCGCACCATGCATCTGCTGAGAAATCTATATCGCTTTTGCGTATCGGTGCCATGACTTTTCTGGAGGATCAACCTGACATCGGTAATGTGGCGACCTCTGCGTTGACCTGCCTGCCAGCACTGCCAGATCGACGTTATACGGGGGCCTGAAAGCTCCGGAGATCGATCTAGTAGACATTGGAGATCCGATGGATTAGCCGGTGCTGGTGGAAACGATGCTGCGACGGACACGGCTGGTAGATTAAGGAATACCTATGAACACAGTCTTTTTACTCATGGCGGAATTTGGGCAGGCCGATATACCCCTTGAAATATTGGCCAGTAAATACCTGGGCATGAGCCGCAAGGAATCAGCCATGAAAGCTATGCGTGGTGAGCTCCCCTTCCCCGCGTTTCGCATGGGATCGCAGAAGTCGCCCTGGATGGTGCGCGTCACCGATCTTGCTGAGTACCTGGATTCCGCACGAAAGAAGTCCACACAGGATTGGGAGGCGCGGCAGAGCGCGCGCCATTAGCCAGCTCGCGCTTCAGCCGTTACTGATGTCCTAATAATGGTACCGGCAGGAAATAATAATCAGATCTATAGTCGTGGTGCGATAAACCAGCCGGTTAACGTCGTCAATACGCCGGGACCAGTATCCTGAGAGGTTTTCCCGCAGTGGCTCTGGCTTACCAATGCCCGAGTGCGGGTTCCGCAGGCAATCTCGTATCAGCGCATTCACTCTTCGGAGTGTTTTCCGATCCTGCCCTTGCCAGTATTCATAATCTTCCCAGGCGGCCAGCGTCCAGGAGATGCGCTCAGGCATCAGCCAGTCCACGGGGAGATGTTTGCCCTGCCTGATCTTGTGCTATGGATTGCACCAGGTGTGCAGCATTGGCCGGCGAGCGCAGCAGGTGAACCGTTTCCATCAGGCTGTCAAAAAGATCCTGCGAAAGCAAAACCGCGTTAGACGATCCACGCCTCGTAATGATGGTAACATCGGCATCTTCAACGGCTCTGTCCATTACCGCCTTCAGATTGTCACGGGCTTCCGAATAACTCACAACGTGCATAACCATCACTCCTGTCCAACAATACGTACAAGTATGATGGGCGATCGCCCTGTGGTCAACCGTACCCGCCTTAGCTCGAAATGATGTATGTGCTTGGACAGATTCAAGGGGGGAAATCCAACATGAGTACAACATTGCAGATGGATAGAACGTAACACACTGTTTATAAATAGGTTTTTATTTTTAGTCGTCCAGTCGAGCATGGGGGCGACAGATAATATGCTATTTCTTGTTTTCTCTGCATTATTGTTGATTGTCATAGGGTTTCCTTGCTTTCCCTCTTTCCATAATATCGTTCATACGGGGCTTTTGTGCATCACCGAGAATGCGCGAGTCGGCAAAAACCGGCCGGCGAGGCCTGCAGGTTTCCCGCGAAGGGACTATCCTTCAGATCGACGCCACATGCCGCCCCATTCTGACAGGAGATGCACCATGATTTTTCCTCGACCATTTGCCATAGCTGCTCAGCGGCCGTGTGGCGGCCTTCCCCCAGCCTGCTGGAGTACACTCTGGTTCTGGGCCACCTTTTCTGGCACTAGTGAACAGATTGGCTGGTAACGCCCATCCCGTCGCCGAACCTTCCGGTTGGCTCAACAAAAATGTGTTGCTCCTGTCTTTATCGGCGTTCTTTGCCGACGGGGGCTATCAGGCGGTCACCGCTGTTTTCCCCCTGCTGATCATTTTTGGGATGAAAGAACCTCCCTATGTCTATGGCCTGCTGCTGGCGCTGGCCTTCGGCGGCGGATCCCTGTTCGCCTTCCTGGGGGGAATGGCCGGCGACAGATACAACAGAAAAACCGTAGCGCTCGCTGGCAATCTGCTCATTCCCCTGATGTCCATCGCTGGTTTTTTCTCCAATGTCTGGATCGTCGGCATCCTTTTTACCTTGGGCTGGTGGGCGCGTTTCTTCCGGACGCCGGCGCGGCGGGCCATGCTGGTGGAGGTATCCAAGCCGGAACACCGCGCAAAGGTTTTCGGGTTTCTTCATGCGCTGGATGTAGGGGGCGGTCTGGTTGCGGTGATCTATGCCATCATTCTGATCCTATACCATGTTTCCTACCACGACATCCTTCTCGTGAGCATTTTTCCCATTCTGATCTCCAGCGTCTGCCTAGCCTTCGTGCACTACGTGCCATTCGCGGCGGCTACGCCGTCCACAGGCACTGTCCCCGCCTCGAAGGTTCAGTTTCCCCAATATCCTCCGCGCATCAACCGGCGAGTCTTCCGTTTCGTGCTTCTGGCCGCGACGCTCTTCGGATTCAGTTACTACGCGCTGGGCTTCCCTATTCTTTCGGTGGCAGAGACACAGGCCAGCGCCGCACTGGGTGTCCTGACCTTCGGCATCTACCTGGGTTTTTCTTCTATAGCCGGCTACGTACTGGGGTCCAGCGCCCTGCGTCCTATCCGCGCCCTTTGGACGACCGGCTACGCCCTGGCCGGGGTGGGCTCCCTGATTATCGGAGTATCCTATCTGGTGGACTCCGGTCTCCTGCTGTTCTATGTGGGGGCAGCCGCGTTGGGAATCGCCACCGGAGCCGTTGAGACATTTGAACCGGTGCTGACCTCTTATCTGGTGCGGTCTGGCGATCTTTCTGGAGGGATGGGATTACTGAGCATGAGCCGGGCGCTGGGCTTATTCGTCTCGAATGTCATCATGGGGGTCATTTTTACGGCAGATCAACTGGATTCGTATCTCTACGCCTGTATTACGGCGATTCTCGGCGCCGGCATTCTGGCACTCACGGAACGCTGGCTACATCGGCAAAAGACGCTCTCCTCCGACTTTCGCTCCAAAGCGTCCTCGGAACCGTGACCGGCGGTCCAGCATATCTGGTTACCCGATGGCAAGGTGGCATATCTTGGCGTTGCGCTGAATAAAGCGCCTAACGCACGGGCCTGCCGCGTCCGCCACGCCGGCCACGACAGGCTTCCACACGATTTTTCCGCACTCCGCGCGGCAAAGGCTGATCATCCAGATAAACCAACAGGGATTGCAGAGTGGCCGATGTGCCCAGGGCAATCAGTTTGACCCCCTTACCCTTGGGTAGGTTTTTGACCTCGGTCAAAGGAAACAGCAGGCCACGCCCGTCTGAAGATAGACAGAACGCTTCCGCCTGAAGGTCGGTGACGCGGATCAAAGGCAGGGGGCGCTCCTTCGCGTCCAGGGTCAAGAAGGCCTTGCCCGCCCGGTTCCGGCCGGTCATGTTTTCCAGCGTGGTCAGGAATCCATAGCCACCGGTTCCAGCCACCAGCCAAAGGCTGTCGCCGGCGCCGCAGGCTACGCAAGCCAGCACGCCGCCCGGTTGAAAATCCACCTGGCTCGACACCGGAATGCCGTCGCCCCGCCCGCCCGGTATTTGCGCCACGGCTATGGAGTAAGCACGCCCCGAATGATCCAGCAGGACCAGAGTATCCACGGATCGCACCTCGAAGGCCTGCAACAAGGCATCACCTTCCTTGAAACCCAGGGTCGCCGTATCCAGCCCGTGGCCGGAGCGGGTACGCAGCCAGCCTTTTTGGGAGACGATCACCGTAACGGGTTCATCCGCAATGGCAGCGGCAATGGTCTGAATGGATTTGTTGGTGATGGCAGTATCGGCTTCCAGCAGGGTGCGACGATCATCGCCAAATTTTTGGGCGTCGGCCTGGATTTCTGCGGCGATCAATGCCCGCAGTCGCGACTCATCCTGCAGGAGTGCGCTCAGGTACGCGGCCGTTTCCCGTTTGTCGGCCAGTTCCTTTTCCAGTTCGATGCCGGCGAGTCGCGCCAGTTGCCGCAGACGAATCTCCAGGATATCTTCCGCCTGAATCTCGCTGAGGTCGAAGTGGGCCATGAGGTCGGCCTTGGGGTCGTCGGACTCGCGGATTACACGGATCACCGCATCAATATCCAGCAGCACCCGTAAACGACCTTCGAGAATATGAATGCGCGTCAGGGCCTTGTCGAGGCGGAACTGACTACGCCGCCGTACGGTAGTCACCCGATAGCGCACCCACTGCCGTAATATCCGGGGGAGCGGCATACACGGTGCTTTGCCATCCAGATCCAGCACCGTGAGATTCACCGACTGATTGGTTTCCAGCGAGGTGCGGGCCAGCAGGTAGGTCATCAGACTCTGCGGGTCCTGGTTGCGCGAGCGCGGCTCGATGACGATCCGCACGGCATGGGCCTTGCCCGACTCGTCGCGCACGGTATCCATCTGAGACAGCATGGCGTTTTTTGTCGTCTGCTGCTCCGGGGTAAGCGCCTTTTTTTTGCCTTCCCCTTTGGCTTGCGGGTTGGAAAGGGTTTCTATCTCCGAGAGGATTTGTGCGGTGGACACCCCCGGTGGCAGTTGCTGTACCGCGATACGCCACTCCCCGCGCGCCAGCTTTTCGACCTCCCAGCGGGCCCGCACCCGGATGCTGCCGCGCCCCGACAGATAGGCCTCGCGGATTTGCCCGGGCGTCGAGATAATCTGGCCACCGCCAGGGAAGTCGGGACCGGGAATCGATTGCAGTATTTCGTCATCGGCCATGTCCGGGCGCAGGACCAACTCCGCACAGACCTGCGCCAGTTCGCGCAAATTGTGGGGCGGAATCTCCGTAGCCATGCCGACCGCGATACCGGAGGCGCCGTTCATCAGTAGGAAGGGCAACCGAGCAGGCAAGGTGACGGGTTCTTCCAGTGTTCCGTCATAGTTGCTGCGAAAATCGACCGTGCCCTCGTCCATTTCTGCCAGCAGCAGTTCGGAAATGGGGGTCAGATTGGCTTCGGTATAGCGCATGGCGGCGGCCGAGTCGCCGTCCAGAGACCCGAAGTTGCCCTGCCCATCCACCACCGGGTAGCGCAGGGTGAAGTGCTGGGCCATACGCACCATGGCGTCATACACCGAAGTGTCGCCGTGGGGGTGCCACTTGCCGATCACCTCGCCCACCACCCGGGCGGACTTGACATGCTGTGGGGAGCGTTGCAGCCCCATGTCGCGCATAGCATAGAGAATTCGCCGTTGCACTGGTTTCTGGCCATCGGCCAGCGCCGGAATCGCCCGCCCGGTTACCACGCTCATGGCATAGGCAAGGTAAGCACGCGCGGCATATTCCGCGAGCGGCGGCTCCCCAGGTTCGCTAGGGTCCGGGGCGCCCTCCCCGGGTGGCGGAGGCGGTGGTGCTGGCGAGGCAGCAGATAACGCTGCGAGCCCCTGTACCGCTTCGGCTGATACCGGAGCAGGCGTGTCGTCGGTGACCGCCCCGGTTTCCGAGGGGTGCGCATTACCGATGAGATCAAAAAGATCCCGGGTATTATCCATGTCCGAAACTCCCCGTCTCAAATATCGATATCCGCCGTCCAGCCGTCCCGCTCCATCCATTCGCGACGCCCGCCGGCGGACTGTTTGGCCATCAGCAGGCTGAAGCGGGCATGCAGCGCCGCCTGATCGGCCGCCGTCATGGACAACGGGACGAGGGAACGGGTGTCGGGGCACATGGAGGTTTCCCAGAGTTGATCCGGGTTCATCTCACCCAGGCCTTTGAAACGCTGCACCGAGATGGCACTTTCCTTGACGCCTTCGGTGCGCAGGCGCTCTATCGCCGCGTCCCGCTCCGCCTCTGCCTCGCAGTAGATTTTACGGGCCTTGCCGCGCCAGGTGGTATCCACCCGGTATAAAGGCGGCTTGACCACGAATACATGGCCGCGTTGCAACAGCGCCGGGAAGTGCCGCAGAAACAGGGTCAGAATCAGCACCTGAATATGGCTGCCGTCCACATCGGCATCGGATAGGATCATGATTTTGCCGTAGCGCAGCCCGGCCAGCACCCGATCCGGGTCCGCCTGGAAACCGTGTGCCTCAATGCCCAGGGCTACCGCCATATTGTGGACTTCCTGGTTCTTGAAGATCTGGTCTGCGTCCACTTCCCAGGTGTTGAGCACCTTGCCCCGCAGCGGCAGCAAGGCCTGATATTCCTTGTCGCGCGCCGCCTTGGCGGAACCGCCGGCAGAGTCCCCTTCGACCAGAAACAACTCATTGCGCTGAATATCCTCACTTTCACAATCCGTCAGTTTGCCGGGGAGTGTCGCCAGCCCCGAGCCTTTCTTACGCTCGATTTTTTGCGCGGCGCGGGTACGGGCCTGGGCATTCTGGATCGCCAGATCCGCAATCGCCTTCCCCGCATCCGGATGGCTGTTGAGCCAGAGTTCCAGCGGATCACGCACGGTCTGCGCCATCAGCTTATAGGCGTCGCGGCTGGTAAGCTTGTCTTTGGTCTGCCCCTGAAACTGCGGGTCCAGCACGCGCGCCGACAGCACCAGCGCCATCTTCCCGGTAACATCATCCTGTACCAGTTTAAGCTTGGCGGGGACGAGACTGTGATGCTCCATGAAACTGCGCACCGCCTCGAAAACCCCGGCCCGAAAGCCCGACTCGTGGGTACCGCCGTCCAACGTCGGGATCAGGTTGACGTAAGTTTCCGGGTTAGGTGCGGCGCCGTTGATCCAACAGAGCGCCCAACCCGCACCCTCCCCTTTCGCAAAACCGTTACTATCCCCGTCCTGGTAGGAGGCTCCTGCAAAAATCGGAGTGGCCAGTTCGAGATCAGCGACGATTTCCGCGAGGTATTCCGCCAGACCTTCGCTATATTTCCAGACGACGGGTTCCTGCTCCGGGAGGGTGAGGCTCACTTGCAGACCAGGGAGGAGAATGGCCTTGGCGCGCAGGAGATGGGTGAGCTCGCGGATATTGATTTTGGCGGAGTCGAAATACTGCCCATCCGGCCATACCTGAACCCGCGTACCGTGGGTGCGCGGGCCGCAGTCCTCCAGCCGGGTCAGCGCCTCGCTCACGTCCCCCTGCGTAAACACCAGCCGATAGCGACCGTTTCCCGATCCCTGGGGGTCGCGGGTTTTGATCTCGACTTCCACCCGCTGGGACAGGGCATTGGTGACCGCCACGCCCACCCCATGCAAACCGCCGGAAAAGCGATAGGCTGACTCCAGGTCCGTCTTATCGAACTTGCCGCCTGCATGCAGGGTCGTGAAGGCCAACTCGGCCGCCGGACGAGACTCGCCGGACGGAATGCCGACGGGGATGCCGCGGCCATTGTCCTCGACGATCACCGAGCCATCGTCACGGACCGTCACGTCGATGCGCGTCGCCTGGCCGGCCAGGGCTTCATCGGCGGCGTTATCGATCACTTCCTGAATGATGTGGGTAGGGCAGGTGGTACGGGTATACATGCCCGGACGCAACTTGACCGGTTCGAGTCCCTTGAGGACGGTGAATTGTTCGGCGCTATAGCTCAAATGGTGGTTTCCTTCTGCCTCCCCCTATCATAAGGCTGAAAAGGCCGGATGGGCAGCCCTCTGGCGCCACGCGCAGTGGCCGCCATATGAGCTATTCCCTTTCATAGATCACCATGATGGTAAGCAGTCTAGACTATTTTTTGGCGATAGATGAAATGCAACCCCGATTGTTCGCGTCGGGAACGCAATATAATTTGTCCGCCCAACTGTTCGGCAATGGCGCGAACAATGGTTAAGCCCAGACCGCTCCCGTCTCCCGTTATACCGGGGATACGATAAAAAGGATCAAATATGCGTTCCGACTCCTCAGCCGGAATACCCGGCCCACTATCTATAACTTCCAACAGCGCATATTCCCCTTCCCGATAGGCACGCACGGTCACCTCGGAATTTTCCGGACTATAGCGCAAGGCGTTATCCGCCGCGTTGCGTAATAGGCTGTAAAAGGCGGCAGCGCTTCCCTGTACCCACAACGCCGTTGAGGCATCCAGTCCAAAATCTATTTTTTTCTGCTCTGCCAATGGATAAAGATCTTCCACTGTTTGGCGGGCGATTACCGCCAAGTCCACTGGCTCAAAGCTGGACGGGGCGGTCTGCTGCCGGGCCAGACCCAGTAACTGATCGAGCAAATGACGGGACCGCTCCAAGCCACTTTGCAAAGGCAACACGCGTTTTCGGCATTCCGAGAGAGAATCAGCCCGCTCCAGATTCTGCACCTGGAGCGACAATGCGGTTAACGGGGTACGTAGTTCATGGGCGGCGTCGGCAATGAATCGACGCTCTTGCTCCAGCAATATCCGAATCCTTTCCAGCAACCGATTGATGGCCTGAAGAAATGGGGCAATCTCCTCCGGCACTTGCTCTAGAGAAAGCGGCTCAGGACGATCGGCATTTTGCCGATCCATGACTTGGGCCAGACTCTGGATCGGGGCCAAACTACGCCGCACAATAACGTGCGAAAAAACAATCAACAAGGGCACCAAAAACAACAAGGGCAGCAGGGTGCGCCGTGCGCTGGCAATAGCCGCGTCGCTACGCAAATCGGTGGACTGGGCCACTGCCAATGCTTCACCAGGCCCCTGTCGCCGAACAAAAACCCGCCATTCCTGACCATCCACTGCAAGCGTATGAAAACCTGATGACAATTGCGGAGGAAGTTTCAGGGGAATATCCACCCCCTTGCAGTTTACCAGGCATAACGGCTCAACGACGATGCGCACATCCGAGTCGGCATCCACCGGCTGTCGACCATAGCGATAGGTATTCCGCCAGATCTGGGGAGGCACCAGTGCAGCGATCTGCTGCAGTGAGGCATCCTGGTAATCCTGTGCTTCATTCAGAGCCAGAAAGAAAGACGCCAATCCGGCAAACAATCCCATACAGACAATAGCGATACTCAACCCAATGGACAAGCGTCCCTGCAAAGAACGTTTCATGGCTGACGCGGGATCATCCAACCCGCGCCACGCACATTCTTGATGACTTTGGCACCGAGCTTCTTACGCAGACCGTGAATCAGAAAATCGATGCTATTACTCTCTACACCTTCGTCCCAGCCATACAGGCGCTCTTCGAGTTGCGCACGACTGAGTATGGAACCTGGACGTAGCAACAGTGCCTGCAATAAAGCAAACTCCTTATTGGTCAACAGGACACTGAGTTCTCCGATCTGCGCCGTGTGTGTGCTTAGATCGAGCTGCAGAGATCCGTTACCTAACACCGGCGAGCCCTGCCCGCCCTGACGACGGATGATGGCGCGCAAACGAGCCAGCAACTCGCTCATGGCAAAAGGTTTGACGAGATAATCATCAGCCCCCAAGTCCAGCCCCTCCACCCGATCCGTCAATGCGTCGCGGGCGGAAATAATAATGATTGGCAGGGAGTTACCTCCTGCACGCACACGTTGCAACAACGTGCAACCATCCAGTTTGGGCAAACCCAAATCCAGAAAAATGGCCTGATGTTCCTGATTGGCAATCGCCCGCAAAGCGGTTTCACCATCACGCACCCAGTCCACTGCATAAGCCGCGTCCCGTAGCGCAACTGAAATGGCTTCACCGATCATTCGGTCGTCTTCAACCAGAAGAATACGCATTTTTTAGTGCTTAACTCCCAAACAACTTGTAAAACCCGCCCCAAGGAGCGGGTTCACCCACTAAACACTATAGACCATCAATCCGCATGTTTGCCCTCAATCGAGTTCTCCAGAACGGCTCCGGTCCTGGCGTCAACGCCTACTTCGTGGCTGACACCACCCTTCTTGATGTCGAAAGAATATCGCAAGCCACTGCCACCTTTCTCCTTTTCCAGTTCCTGATCGGTGATCTTTCCAGGATACGCCCGCAAAGCAGTAATGCGTGCCTGTGCGATACTGATCTTCGCCTCGCCAGCCAATTCCTGACCGGTAAAAGCGTAAGCACCAAAAGCATACAGGAACAAAACCCCGCCCAAAATACCACTTGCCAACTTTGTAGACACCTTCATGATATCGCTCCTTTTTAATGAATTGAGATGCAGATGAATCCATTTGTCTCCATCTGTTCTCACTATACCCCCCAGCGTTAGCGCAAAATTAGCGCGGATGGAGGCAGAAGAAGAGGCAAACGGGTTGCCGCACATCGAAGGTGACAGCCGCACCATCTACAGCGTAGGCGCCATGATGCGCAAGGCTCCGTGACCAGCCACATTCTGCAACGGGAAATAAACGCGATGGGTTTGCGGATCAACGGCCACGGAGTGCGCTTCATAGGCGAGATAATTACGTCCAAGCAATCGTAACTGCTTTCCTTTAAGTTGGAAGACCGCTACTACACCACTTTCGCTCGCGACATAAAGGCGTTGCAGCCCAGGGTCGAAAGCGAGCACGTCGGGATGCCGACCGGTTTTATGCACGGACAGCACATGCATGTCGCGCATGTTGAGGAGCAGCAGCCTGGCGTTGCCGTCGCAAGCAACGAAAGCGAGACGGGCTGGCGCGTCGATCAGCAGACTGTGGTCATGAACGCAGGTATCCGGCAGCCGATAACGCTGGACGATCGCATTGCTGCGCGGATCGATCGCCACAATCTCGTTACGGGTCTGCACATCAGCGAATACCAACTGGCTAACGGGGTCGTATTGCGAGTTGCCAACTTCGCCACCCATGGCAATGGTGGCGACCCGCCGGTGGTTGCGGGTGTCAACCACCGTTTCGGTCTGTCCCGTCTCGTCAGAGATGAACAGCTCGTGTACCTTCGGCGCGTAGGCCATGCCATCGGGGTGAACACCGGTGGGCACATGGGCGATGATGTGCAATGTCTTCTCGGAAATGACTTCGAGTTGGTTGATCGCGGTCGCATTCGCAAATACTTCATCCAGTTCTGGTACCGCCAGCA
This sequence is a window from Acidithiobacillus ferridurans. Protein-coding genes within it:
- a CDS encoding helix-turn-helix domain-containing protein — its product is MAASLLKAKNMLGSYEAIGRVCGVSGKAVMKWVRKARLPRTDYTGETQYAELIEKATVSAVTIDDLRPSHLLCAHGDEHSSTPNDPTISEASLYSQGHAE
- a CDS encoding S24 family peptidase yields the protein MTEKEAGLKAFADRLNISLDAIHFAASGEGRQDALAKYMGVSQKGARKWLVGESYPVEDKRNRLAALCKVRYEWLMTGNGERYADDRTLRSQAENIETRVSDSLIRIPVMNVECSQGCGRYPPDYETMMDEICISETWLRHNALFSSPSNLSIIVGVGDSMKPTYQDGDLLLVDRGITEIKVDAVYVFRLHDEMYVKRLQSRPDGALLMISDNKAYEPFVITIENRAELKILARILFALNVNRL
- a CDS encoding pyocin activator PrtN family protein, which codes for MNTVFLLMAEFGQADIPLEILASKYLGMSRKESAMKAMRGELPFPAFRMGSQKSPWMVRVTDLAEYLDSARKKSTQDWEARQSARH
- a CDS encoding Txe/YoeB family addiction module toxin — protein: MPERISWTLAAWEDYEYWQGQDRKTLRRVNALIRDCLRNPHSGIGKPEPLRENLSGYWSRRIDDVNRLVYRTTTIDLIIISCRYHY
- a CDS encoding type II toxin-antitoxin system Phd/YefM family antitoxin codes for the protein MVMHVVSYSEARDNLKAVMDRAVEDADVTIITRRGSSNAVLLSQDLFDSLMETVHLLRSPANAAHLVQSIAQDQAGQTSPRGLADA
- a CDS encoding MFS transporter → MNRLAGNAHPVAEPSGWLNKNVLLLSLSAFFADGGYQAVTAVFPLLIIFGMKEPPYVYGLLLALAFGGGSLFAFLGGMAGDRYNRKTVALAGNLLIPLMSIAGFFSNVWIVGILFTLGWWARFFRTPARRAMLVEVSKPEHRAKVFGFLHALDVGGGLVAVIYAIILILYHVSYHDILLVSIFPILISSVCLAFVHYVPFAAATPSTGTVPASKVQFPQYPPRINRRVFRFVLLAATLFGFSYYALGFPILSVAETQASAALGVLTFGIYLGFSSIAGYVLGSSALRPIRALWTTGYALAGVGSLIIGVSYLVDSGLLLFYVGAAALGIATGAVETFEPVLTSYLVRSGDLSGGMGLLSMSRALGLFVSNVIMGVIFTADQLDSYLYACITAILGAGILALTERWLHRQKTLSSDFRSKASSEP
- the parC gene encoding DNA topoisomerase IV subunit A; this encodes MDNTRDLFDLIGNAHPSETGAVTDDTPAPVSAEAVQGLAALSAASPAPPPPPPGEGAPDPSEPGEPPLAEYAARAYLAYAMSVVTGRAIPALADGQKPVQRRILYAMRDMGLQRSPQHVKSARVVGEVIGKWHPHGDTSVYDAMVRMAQHFTLRYPVVDGQGNFGSLDGDSAAAMRYTEANLTPISELLLAEMDEGTVDFRSNYDGTLEEPVTLPARLPFLLMNGASGIAVGMATEIPPHNLRELAQVCAELVLRPDMADDEILQSIPGPDFPGGGQIISTPGQIREAYLSGRGSIRVRARWEVEKLARGEWRIAVQQLPPGVSTAQILSEIETLSNPQAKGEGKKKALTPEQQTTKNAMLSQMDTVRDESGKAHAVRIVIEPRSRNQDPQSLMTYLLARTSLETNQSVNLTVLDLDGKAPCMPLPRILRQWVRYRVTTVRRRSQFRLDKALTRIHILEGRLRVLLDIDAVIRVIRESDDPKADLMAHFDLSEIQAEDILEIRLRQLARLAGIELEKELADKRETAAYLSALLQDESRLRALIAAEIQADAQKFGDDRRTLLEADTAITNKSIQTIAAAIADEPVTVIVSQKGWLRTRSGHGLDTATLGFKEGDALLQAFEVRSVDTLVLLDHSGRAYSIAVAQIPGGRGDGIPVSSQVDFQPGGVLACVACGAGDSLWLVAGTGGYGFLTTLENMTGRNRAGKAFLTLDAKERPLPLIRVTDLQAEAFCLSSDGRGLLFPLTEVKNLPKGKGVKLIALGTSATLQSLLVYLDDQPLPRGVRKNRVEACRGRRGGRGRPVR
- a CDS encoding DNA topoisomerase IV subunit B, encoding MSYSAEQFTVLKGLEPVKLRPGMYTRTTCPTHIIQEVIDNAADEALAGQATRIDVTVRDDGSVIVEDNGRGIPVGIPSGESRPAAELAFTTLHAGGKFDKTDLESAYRFSGGLHGVGVAVTNALSQRVEVEIKTRDPQGSGNGRYRLVFTQGDVSEALTRLEDCGPRTHGTRVQVWPDGQYFDSAKINIRELTHLLRAKAILLPGLQVSLTLPEQEPVVWKYSEGLAEYLAEIVADLELATPIFAGASYQDGDSNGFAKGEGAGWALCWINGAAPNPETYVNLIPTLDGGTHESGFRAGVFEAVRSFMEHHSLVPAKLKLVQDDVTGKMALVLSARVLDPQFQGQTKDKLTSRDAYKLMAQTVRDPLELWLNSHPDAGKAIADLAIQNAQARTRAAQKIERKKGSGLATLPGKLTDCESEDIQRNELFLVEGDSAGGSAKAARDKEYQALLPLRGKVLNTWEVDADQIFKNQEVHNMAVALGIEAHGFQADPDRVLAGLRYGKIMILSDADVDGSHIQVLILTLFLRHFPALLQRGHVFVVKPPLYRVDTTWRGKARKIYCEAEAERDAAIERLRTEGVKESAISVQRFKGLGEMNPDQLWETSMCPDTRSLVPLSMTAADQAALHARFSLLMAKQSAGGRREWMERDGWTADIDI